A genomic window from Chloroflexota bacterium includes:
- a CDS encoding glutamine--tRNA ligase/YqeY domain fusion protein: MTAAEQKTPSDFIRDIINEDIKNHKYGGRVHTRFPPEPNGYLHIGHAKSICLNFGIAAQYKGLCNLRFDDTNPTREEHEYVESIIEDVRWIGFDWEDRLFYASDYFEQMYRYAVQLIKDGKAYVDDLSSDDTREYRGTLTEPGKESPYRNRSVEENLNLFERMRAGEFENGTRVLRAKIDMASPNLNMRDPVMYRILHAEHHRTGNRWCIYPMYDWAHGLEDSIEGITHSICTLEFEDHRPLYDWFIDQLGVYHPQQIEFARLNLTYTVMSKRKLLQLVQQGHVTGWDDPRLPTVSGLRRRGYTPKSIRDFCDRIGVAKADSTIDIALLEHCIRDDLNKSAPRVMAVLNPLRVVIDNYPEGQTEEMDAVNNPEDPDAGTRNVPFSRVLYIEQDDFREDPPGKFFRLAPGREVRLRYAYLITCVGVVKDERTGEVVELHCTYDPTTRGGNTPDGRKVKGTIHWVSAGHALEAEVRHYDRLFTVEDPANVTDGSGFEGVLNPDSLQILRGYVEPSLAGAAPRSRYQFERLGYFCVDSKDSSTERLVFNRTVTLRDSWAKIEKQL; encoded by the coding sequence ATGACTGCGGCAGAACAAAAAACTCCCTCCGATTTTATTCGGGATATCATCAACGAGGACATCAAGAACCACAAATACGGGGGGCGCGTGCACACGCGGTTCCCACCCGAGCCGAACGGCTACTTGCACATCGGCCACGCCAAATCAATCTGTCTCAATTTCGGCATCGCCGCCCAGTATAAAGGACTGTGCAACCTGCGTTTCGATGATACGAATCCCACCAGGGAGGAACATGAATATGTCGAGTCGATCATAGAGGACGTGCGCTGGATCGGCTTCGACTGGGAGGACAGGTTATTCTATGCATCGGACTATTTTGAGCAGATGTACCGCTACGCCGTCCAGTTGATAAAAGACGGCAAGGCTTACGTTGACGACCTGAGTAGCGACGATACCAGGGAGTACCGCGGCACCCTTACCGAGCCCGGCAAGGAGAGTCCGTACCGCAACCGCTCTGTGGAGGAGAACCTCAACCTGTTCGAACGCATGAGGGCAGGAGAGTTTGAGAACGGCACACGAGTGCTTCGCGCCAAGATCGACATGGCATCGCCGAACCTCAATATGCGCGATCCGGTGATGTACCGCATCCTGCATGCAGAGCATCATCGTACAGGCAACAGGTGGTGCATCTACCCTATGTACGATTGGGCCCACGGACTCGAGGACTCCATCGAAGGCATCACTCATTCCATCTGTACGCTGGAATTCGAGGACCACCGCCCACTGTACGACTGGTTTATTGACCAGCTTGGGGTCTATCATCCGCAACAGATCGAGTTCGCCCGCCTCAATCTCACCTACACTGTGATGAGCAAGCGGAAGCTGCTGCAATTGGTGCAACAGGGACACGTCACCGGCTGGGACGACCCCCGGCTGCCGACCGTCTCCGGTCTGCGCAGACGCGGGTATACGCCAAAGTCCATCCGCGATTTCTGCGACCGCATCGGCGTTGCTAAGGCAGACAGCACTATCGACATCGCGCTGCTTGAGCACTGCATCCGGGACGATCTGAACAAGAGCGCTCCGCGCGTTATGGCCGTGTTGAACCCCCTCCGTGTGGTCATCGACAATTACCCTGAGGGCCAAACCGAAGAGATGGATGCCGTCAACAACCCTGAAGACCCCGATGCCGGCACGCGCAATGTGCCCTTCTCGCGCGTGCTATACATTGAGCAGGATGATTTCCGCGAAGACCCGCCGGGCAAGTTCTTCCGTCTGGCCCCCGGCCGTGAGGTGCGGCTGCGGTACGCGTATCTCATCACCTGTGTTGGAGTGGTGAAGGATGAGCGCACCGGAGAGGTGGTCGAACTGCATTGCACCTACGATCCAACAACTCGCGGTGGGAACACGCCGGACGGGCGCAAGGTCAAAGGAACCATACACTGGGTTTCGGCAGGCCACGCGCTCGAGGCGGAGGTACGCCATTACGATCGGCTGTTTACAGTAGAAGACCCCGCCAATGTCACAGATGGGAGCGGTTTTGAAGGCGTCCTAAACCCCGATTCGCTGCAGATTTTGAGGGGTTATGTCGAGCCCAGCCTTGCAGGTGCGGCCCCGAGAAGCCGTTATCAGTTCGAACGGCTGGGTTATTTCTGCGTAGATTCAAAGGACTCTTCTACCGAACGGTTGGTATTCAACCGGACGGTTACCTTGCGCGATTCGTGGGCCAAGATCGAGAAACAGCTTTGA
- a CDS encoding tetratricopeptide repeat protein — MDRLDRISPAKLDKTLSQWPLQLIPSELGVHLETQPGRTLDLKELSNRVKKELGQTQDNLQKARFELTVMDWLYTFIRANIKRGRVFELERVLSERRADCLGYVKIFNMLGRRLALDMGAVDVVIDNAGRYIPHIVNILKLADKRIYFIDPWYGSKNINHQRVGLQVKEGSDWVIRDVNRHELESLTDVRGLPQQCLDATTYYMMANRHLEKGLRYSDDNELGKAIVRYDAAIALYPENARFYFNRAIAHENRGNMEQAQNDYTRAMRDEPSQIRVMARQHEEVTRLMGLDQMQVSSRDQEIYLLYKRFVTGQEVSPKDIAAKYQVSTGEVERITLQIEQRLPLVIQNI, encoded by the coding sequence ATGGACAGACTAGACAGAATCTCTCCCGCCAAGTTGGACAAGACACTCAGTCAATGGCCACTGCAACTCATTCCCTCAGAACTCGGAGTGCACCTGGAAACACAGCCAGGGAGAACCCTGGATCTGAAAGAATTGAGCAATCGGGTGAAGAAAGAACTTGGCCAGACCCAAGACAATCTCCAAAAGGCAAGATTTGAATTGACCGTCATGGACTGGCTATACACCTTCATAAGAGCAAACATCAAGCGGGGCCGGGTTTTTGAATTGGAGCGAGTGCTCAGCGAGAGGCGTGCCGACTGCCTGGGTTATGTCAAGATATTTAACATGCTGGGGAGAAGACTGGCACTGGACATGGGTGCCGTAGACGTAGTCATCGATAACGCAGGCAGGTACATTCCCCATATAGTCAATATCCTCAAACTGGCCGACAAGAGAATCTATTTCATTGATCCCTGGTATGGTTCTAAAAACATAAACCACCAAAGAGTAGGTCTGCAGGTGAAAGAGGGATCAGACTGGGTAATAAGGGACGTAAACCGGCATGAACTGGAAAGCCTCACAGATGTCAGGGGACTACCTCAGCAGTGCCTTGATGCCACAACATACTACATGATGGCAAATCGCCACCTGGAAAAGGGACTCCGCTACTCTGACGACAACGAACTTGGCAAAGCTATAGTCCGCTATGATGCCGCCATTGCTCTGTATCCAGAAAACGCCCGCTTCTACTTCAATCGAGCCATTGCCCATGAGAACAGAGGGAATATGGAGCAGGCACAGAACGACTATACCAGGGCTATGCGAGACGAGCCCAGCCAGATCAGGGTCATGGCCAGACAGCATGAAGAGGTAACCCGGCTAATGGGCCTGGATCAGATGCAAGTGAGCAGCAGGGACCAAGAGATATATCTGCTGTATAAGAGATTCGTCACTGGGCAAGAGGTATCTCCAAAAGATATAGCTGCCAAATATCAAGTATCCACAGGGGAAGTGGAAAGAATAACGTTACAAATAGAACAAAGGCTACCCCTTGTTATACAAAACATATAG
- a CDS encoding CoA transferase: MSLLAGRTALEGLRILDLTSEKGAFCGKLLADMGADVIKVEPPGGDRTRTSGPFLNDVPNAEASLSFWYNNTSKRGITLNLEHGEGQKVFRKLARTADVVVEAFPSGYLKKLSLDYEALKELNPRLIMTSITSFGQTGPYRDYASCDLVALALGGQMYVSGDSDTPPLKAYGEQAYLIASLFGAIGTLMALYHRHLGGRGQLVDISIHECVAGMIEHVNVRYLYEGVVARRQGSLHWDNAFRVFPCRDGYIVLTLFQEWDTLVELLDSEGMAADLKDERWCNHTVRSREADHIIQVLGRWAMRHTATELMDLGQLLRLPWAVVNSIKLVSHNPHLLERGFFVEVAHPEHGASFCYPGAPYRFSRTPWRVWRRAPLIGEHNQEIFGRELGLSPAEIAGLISGGVI, translated from the coding sequence ATGTCTCTATTAGCGGGACGAACTGCTCTGGAAGGCCTGCGGATCCTGGATTTGACCAGTGAGAAGGGCGCCTTTTGCGGCAAGCTCCTGGCCGATATGGGGGCTGACGTAATCAAGGTTGAGCCTCCTGGTGGTGATCGGACTAGAACATCAGGCCCTTTCCTGAATGATGTACCAAACGCTGAGGCAAGCCTCTCTTTCTGGTACAACAACACCAGTAAGCGAGGTATTACTCTGAATTTGGAGCACGGTGAGGGACAAAAGGTATTCAGGAAGCTGGCTCGCACTGCAGATGTGGTGGTAGAGGCCTTTCCTTCCGGATATCTGAAGAAGCTATCCCTGGATTATGAAGCGCTCAAGGAGCTTAACCCTCGCCTTATCATGACTTCCATCACCAGCTTCGGTCAAACGGGGCCCTACAGGGACTATGCATCATGTGATCTAGTGGCTCTGGCGCTTGGGGGTCAGATGTATGTCTCTGGTGACTCGGATACTCCACCGCTGAAGGCCTATGGAGAGCAGGCCTATCTCATTGCTTCTCTCTTTGGAGCAATTGGCACCCTGATGGCCTTGTACCATCGGCATTTGGGCGGCCGAGGTCAGCTTGTGGATATCTCTATACATGAGTGCGTAGCTGGGATGATAGAACATGTCAATGTGCGTTACCTCTATGAAGGAGTAGTGGCCAGAAGGCAAGGCAGCTTGCATTGGGACAATGCCTTCCGCGTATTCCCTTGTAGGGATGGCTACATAGTTCTCACTCTGTTTCAGGAGTGGGATACCCTTGTAGAATTGTTGGACAGCGAGGGGATGGCTGCCGATTTGAAAGATGAGAGATGGTGTAACCACACAGTAAGAAGCAGAGAGGCGGATCACATTATTCAGGTTCTGGGGAGATGGGCCATGAGGCATACGGCGACGGAGTTGATGGATCTCGGACAGTTGCTCCGGCTTCCCTGGGCAGTGGTGAATTCGATAAAGCTGGTGAGTCATAATCCCCACCTCTTGGAACGGGGATTTTTCGTAGAGGTGGCTCACCCTGAGCATGGTGCCTCATTTTGCTATCCCGGTGCCCCTTACAGGTTTAGCCGCACTCCCTGGCGGGTGTGGAGGCGGGCTCCGCTCATTGGTGAGCATAATCAAGAGATATTCGGAAGGGAATTGGGGTTGTCCCCGGCAGAGATAGCTGGTTTGATCTCTGGTGGTGTCATCTGA
- the gltX gene encoding glutamate--tRNA ligase: MSTEGVRVRYAPSPTGYPHIGNIRTALFNWLFARHTGGKFIVRIEDTDQSRKVEGAVEAILDSLRWLDIDWDEGPEVGGDYGPYFQSERRELYQKYAQQLLESGRAYKCYCSSERLAQMRAVTAERKESMRSYDRHCRDLSPNEQAQFESQGVAPVIRFKVPLGGQTTFHDLIRGDITFDNSELDDLVLLKSDGYPTYHLANIVDDHFMKITHVMRADEWLSSTPRHVLLYNAFEWEPPLYAHLPMILGPDKSKLSKRHGATALLDYRDQGYLPETIINFLALLGWSLDDKTDIIGREDLIRDFSLERVSKTAAVFDIKKIQWMNGLYIRKLGHSGLAQRALPYFDKHLPVQVKRPLDIGYVSQVVALVQERAKTLCELAEVSGFFFLEEMDYPVDLLVKGGMRRGRASELLGVALLRLESLEPFDVVSLESLLRSLAEELSIKTGEFFGLLRVAITGRTATPPLFETMMVLGRDRCLRRIKAAIDRLQNSAGP, translated from the coding sequence ATGAGTACCGAAGGCGTCAGGGTGCGATATGCTCCCAGCCCAACCGGATACCCGCATATCGGAAATATCAGGACCGCCCTGTTCAACTGGCTGTTCGCCAGGCACACTGGCGGCAAGTTCATCGTCCGCATTGAGGACACCGATCAGTCGCGCAAGGTAGAGGGCGCGGTGGAGGCGATACTTGACAGCTTGCGCTGGTTGGACATTGACTGGGATGAGGGGCCGGAGGTTGGAGGCGATTACGGGCCGTATTTCCAGTCGGAGCGGCGGGAGCTGTATCAAAAGTATGCGCAGCAATTGCTGGAGAGCGGGCGCGCCTATAAATGCTATTGCTCGTCGGAGCGTCTGGCCCAGATGCGCGCTGTGACGGCAGAGCGCAAGGAGTCGATGCGCAGCTACGACCGCCATTGCCGTGACCTGAGCCCGAATGAACAAGCACAGTTCGAATCTCAAGGCGTTGCGCCTGTGATACGCTTCAAGGTGCCGCTTGGCGGACAGACAACGTTCCATGACCTTATCCGCGGTGACATAACGTTCGACAACAGCGAGCTCGATGATCTGGTACTGCTGAAGTCGGATGGCTATCCGACGTATCACCTGGCCAATATTGTCGATGATCATTTTATGAAGATCACTCATGTCATGCGGGCCGATGAGTGGCTTTCCTCCACCCCAAGGCACGTTCTGCTATACAACGCGTTTGAGTGGGAACCGCCACTCTATGCCCATTTGCCTATGATTCTGGGGCCGGACAAGTCAAAACTGAGCAAACGCCATGGTGCTACGGCCCTGCTGGACTATCGGGACCAGGGGTATCTGCCGGAGACTATTATCAACTTCCTGGCCCTCCTGGGTTGGTCCCTGGATGACAAGACCGATATTATCGGCCGGGAGGACTTGATCAGGGATTTCTCTCTGGAGCGCGTCAGCAAGACGGCTGCGGTATTTGACATAAAGAAGATCCAGTGGATGAATGGCCTCTACATTCGCAAGCTGGGCCATTCCGGGTTGGCTCAACGGGCTTTGCCCTATTTCGATAAGCATCTCCCGGTTCAGGTGAAGCGCCCGCTGGATATCGGGTATGTGAGTCAGGTTGTGGCACTGGTGCAGGAACGGGCGAAGACGCTCTGCGAGCTTGCTGAGGTGAGCGGGTTCTTCTTTCTGGAAGAGATGGACTATCCTGTGGATCTGCTGGTGAAGGGTGGCATGAGGAGAGGGAGAGCCAGTGAGTTGCTGGGGGTGGCTCTCTTGAGGTTGGAGTCACTGGAGCCGTTTGATGTGGTTAGCCTGGAATCCTTGCTTCGTTCCTTAGCAGAGGAGTTGTCTATCAAGACAGGAGAATTCTTTGGCCTTCTTCGCGTGGCAATCACTGGTCGCACCGCTACCCCTCCCCTTTTTGAGACCATGATGGTGCTGGGCAGGGATAGGTGTCTCAGGCGGATTAAGGCAGCGATAGATCGGTTGCAGAATAGCGCTGGCCCTTAG
- a CDS encoding RluA family pseudouridine synthase: MEIARTIHLIADKAGLRLDLSICQSDKDLTRSYVQRLINSGYVTVNDRVAKPSLKIKVGDAIVVNLPPPDPPPALVAEHMPLAILYEDSDLLVIDKPAGLTVYPAPGHPSHTLMNAVLAHCPDISNIDGSVRPGIVHRLDKDTSGVMVVAKNKVAQLDLSAQLKSRRVLKKYLVLVKGHPSPEEGVIEAPIGRHPKDRKKMAVVPGGREACTLYRVKRRLDGYTLVEATLQTGRTHQIRVHFSRMGWPVAGDPVYGMRTPHLQRQFVHAFLLGFRLPSTGEYVEFQSELPADLEEALEKVSRL, from the coding sequence ATGGAAATAGCCAGAACCATTCATCTCATTGCAGATAAGGCAGGTCTCCGCCTCGATCTGTCTATCTGCCAATCAGACAAGGACCTAACCCGTTCCTATGTCCAAAGACTGATCAATAGTGGCTATGTGACCGTGAATGACAGGGTGGCAAAGCCGAGTCTCAAGATCAAGGTTGGCGATGCTATTGTCGTCAACTTGCCCCCGCCTGACCCCCCGCCTGCACTTGTTGCTGAACACATGCCGCTGGCTATTCTCTATGAGGACAGTGACCTTCTGGTCATTGACAAGCCTGCTGGTCTCACGGTCTATCCCGCCCCTGGCCATCCGAGTCACACCCTGATGAATGCTGTTCTGGCTCATTGTCCTGATATCTCAAACATCGATGGTTCGGTGCGTCCTGGAATAGTACATCGCCTGGACAAAGATACTTCAGGGGTGATGGTAGTAGCCAAGAACAAGGTAGCCCAGTTAGATCTTTCTGCACAATTGAAGAGCCGCCGCGTATTAAAGAAATACCTTGTATTGGTCAAAGGACATCCTTCTCCAGAAGAGGGTGTTATTGAAGCCCCCATAGGACGGCATCCCAAGGACCGTAAAAAGATGGCGGTAGTCCCTGGTGGAAGGGAAGCCTGCACGCTCTATCGAGTGAAAAGACGGCTGGACGGTTACACCCTGGTAGAGGCAACGCTACAAACAGGTCGCACTCATCAGATCCGGGTGCATTTCTCGCGCATGGGTTGGCCAGTAGCTGGTGATCCTGTATATGGGATGAGAACGCCGCATCTTCAAAGGCAGTTCGTGCATGCTTTTCTGCTGGGATTCCGGCTTCCCAGCACGGGAGAGTATGTGGAATTCCAATCGGAGTTGCCCGCGGACCTAGAGGAAGCGCTGGAGAAAGTCTCGCGGTTGTAG
- a CDS encoding TraR/DksA C4-type zinc finger protein, with amino-acid sequence MAVTFDELGRRLKEERERLGKALEQLRASAPAVGETREGSPYGKKEEGATEAFELEKRLELERRVSGLLSEVERALQKLEKGTYGLCDICSQSVEMARLEVLPQANLCLSCKARQEAKSAKGRLPSR; translated from the coding sequence ATGGCTGTCACCTTTGATGAACTCGGTCGACGGTTAAAAGAGGAGCGGGAACGCTTGGGCAAAGCGTTAGAGCAGTTGCGAGCGAGTGCTCCGGCTGTGGGTGAGACAAGGGAAGGCAGCCCTTATGGGAAAAAGGAGGAGGGGGCTACCGAGGCCTTTGAATTGGAAAAAAGGCTGGAGTTGGAGAGACGTGTGAGTGGACTTCTCAGTGAGGTAGAGCGCGCTTTGCAGAAGTTGGAGAAGGGGACTTATGGTCTCTGTGATATCTGTAGCCAGTCTGTAGAAATGGCTCGGCTTGAGGTTCTGCCTCAAGCGAATCTATGCCTCAGCTGTAAAGCACGGCAGGAGGCGAAAAGCGCAAAAGGTAGACTCCCTTCAAGGTAG
- the lspA gene encoding signal peptidase II: protein MIIPKSPFIVAFSVLAADQLSKLWVRENLALGESIPREGIFRLTHVTNPGIIFGIGMPAAVSLILPLVVVGVALFLYYRYGLFNNSLINVAMGFFLGGSLGNLVDRLFFGRVTDFIDIQWGRFQWPTFNLADMAILLGTLLFIVFIFRLRLRKTPKHG from the coding sequence TTGATAATCCCCAAAAGCCCTTTCATCGTTGCCTTTTCGGTTTTGGCTGCGGACCAGCTGAGCAAGCTGTGGGTCAGAGAGAATCTGGCTTTGGGGGAGTCGATACCACGCGAGGGGATTTTCAGGCTGACCCATGTGACCAATCCCGGTATCATATTTGGGATTGGGATGCCGGCAGCAGTTTCTTTGATTTTGCCTTTGGTCGTGGTAGGTGTTGCCCTTTTCCTCTACTATCGATATGGCCTGTTCAATAACAGCTTGATCAATGTGGCCATGGGCTTTTTCCTTGGTGGGAGCCTGGGCAATCTGGTCGATCGACTATTCTTTGGCCGTGTGACGGACTTTATTGATATCCAGTGGGGCCGTTTTCAGTGGCCGACTTTCAACCTTGCTGATATGGCTATCCTTCTGGGTACACTTCTCTTCATTGTCTTTATCTTCAGGCTTCGCCTGCGAAAGACACCAAAGCATGGCTGA